ACTTCAAGGCCGCTATCGCCAAGATTAAGGAAACGAGCTTGCTCCCGGCTATCTGCGGTCGTGTTTGCCCGCAGGAACGCCAGTGCCAGATGAACTGCACCATGGGCAAGATGCACAAGGACGTGAACCAGGCTGTGGCTATCGGCCGCCTGGAACGCTTTGCTGCCGACTACGAACGCAACAACGGTGGTGCTTCCGTGCCGTCCGTCAAGCCTGCTACCGGCAAGAAGGTGGCTGTGATCGGTTCCGGTCCTGCCGGTCTGGTTGTCGCTGCCGACGTGCGCCGCGAAGGCCACGACGTGACCATCTTCGAAGCTTTCCACAAGCTCGGTGGCGTGGTCCGCTACGGCATTCCTGAATTCCGTCTGCCCAAGAAGATCGTTGACAACGAAATCGAATCTCTCGCTGCCATGGGCGTGAAGTTTGAGACAAATTTTGTCATCGGCCGTACTCGCAAGCTCAAGGATTTGATTGAAAAGGATGGCTTCGATGCCGTGTTCGTCGGTACCGGTGCTGGCCTCCCGCTCTTCATGAATATCGAAGGTGAAAACCTCGTCGGTGTGTTCGCCGCTAACGAATACCTGACCCGCGCCAACCTCATGCGCGCCTACGACAAGGAACACGCCGATACTCCGATGTGGCCCGGTAAGAACGTGGTCGTTCTCGGTGGTGGTAACGTCGCTATGGACGCTGCCCGTATGGCTCTCCGTCTCGGTGCCGAAAAGGTCCGCATCGTCTACCGCCGCAGCATGAACGAACTTCCGGCCCGTAAGGAAGAAGTTCTCCATGCCCAGGAAGAGGGTGTCGAATTCTGCGTTCTGCAGAACCCGGCCAAGATTCTTGGCGACGAAGCCGGCCACGTGCGCGGCATGCTCGTCGACAAGTACGAACTCGGCGAACCCGATGAAAAGGGCCGTCCGCGTCCGGTCAAGGTCGAAGGTGCAAGCTTCGAAATCGAATGCGACACCGTGCTCGTTGCTATCGGTAACGGGAGTAACCCGCTTATCAGCAACACCACGCCGGAACTTTCTGTCGACAAGAAGGGTCACATCCTTCTCGAAGATGCCGCTGCCAACAAGACCTTCATGGAGAAGGTTTATGCCGGTGGTGACATCGTGCTCGGCGCTGCTACTGTGATCCTGGCTATGGGAGAGGGTCGCCGCGCTGCAGCAGGCATCAACGAATATTTGAAGAAATAAACTTCGCGATAGTTCGTCACCCGGACTCTCGACGTACGAGTTGTACGCCTTCGGTCCGGGTTCCTGCTCTCGCTCGTTTCTTCTTCAAATCTTGGATTTGATAAAAAAGATGGTTTCGGCCATCTTTTTTTAGTTAACATGTTATAAAAAGGTTTTATTTCGCTTACAATTACTTTACAAATAAAACTTTGTTTATATTTACAACGTTGTTTTTAACGAGGGGATTAAAATGAAAAAAAGCATATACGCTTCGGCGTTGCTTTTATTTGTTCTAGGGTGTTCTAATTCTGACTTGTCGGTTGGGACTGATTCCATGCAAGCAGAGGACTCGAATGTCAACGTGCTTACGAGCGCAATCGTGAGCGACCCGAGCCTTGACCCTTATACGGTTGAGAATATGAACAGGGCTATGCGGAAAAGCATCTTGGCAAAAACCTCCGCAATCGATTCTGCTGAAGTGGAAAGCATGGAATTGAAGCCGAACTTTCTTTATGTGCGGTTCCTTGTTCGTGGGAAAGACGAACTTGCCGAATTGAAGGCGCGCGATACGACCATAGTGTATTTCAAGCATCCGCTTGACTATAAACCCATCAAAAAGCCGGCGGTTTATGTGGACCCGACTTTGCCTGATTCTGTCAAGCCGTATTTTGCAGCGGTTCCTGCCGACTTTGATTTTGGCTCTACGAAATACGATGTAATCAAGGAACTTTTCCTCGTGGAGCCGTTGGATGAAGATGACAATGAAGAACGGGATTCTATTTCGGCTGCGCGTTCAGTTCTGAAAAAGGCTTCCTCTGGGAACCCTGTTGCGGAAAAATTGAATGATTTGGGTGTTTCTTTGCAGGAGATTGAATGGACTTCTCTTCAAATGACTGGAAACGTTGGTGAAAGGGAGCCGTCATTGTCGCAGGCTCCGGTCTTGGAAAAAAAGAATACGTTCGCTTGGTCGCTTCTGGGAACAGGTAAAAGATATAAGGGACATCTGGAATTTGAAGACGACATTTTACATGCGCAACCTCTTGTTGGGGTCCGTGTAACAGGTGGCTATTCTTACTATTGGAAGGAAACGCATACGAACGAAAATGGTGACTTTAAAATCCCGGAAAAATGGAATTTTTCCATAGATTACGAAGCAAATTTTGATTCAGATGATTTTTTGCTAGAAGATGGTCATTCTTCTTATGGAGAGGACCTTGAGATTGAGAATAACAATAAAAAGAAGGACTGGAATGAAAAATTTACTGGGAGAAAGGCCAAGTGGTGTATCGTGTGGACTGCGGCTTATCAGTATTGGTATGGGAATAATTTCGGGCTGAAGAGGCCAAGGCAGAATACTACATGGAATTGGAGCTTGGATATTGAAGTATATTATAAGAACAAGAAGGATTATAAAAATAATGTTCCCACTAGTGGTCCTTTTATTGGGTGTGGGGCAGGAGAGTCGAATGGTAGGTACAGCAACAATTGGGGTGGTTTGGAAGAAATATGTATATCTACTTATGGAAGATCGTCAAAAGAAATTTATACAACGGTAATTCACGAGGTTGGACATACGAGTCATTATTGGAATACTTCACAGTCACTATCAAAATTTTTTGATTTGCCGGAGGATTTCAGAAATACATATACGAGAGGAGTTGAAAATTTCTTTGCTGAGAAAAGATATGGTGTTCCGGGACAAACATATCATTCAAATGTATATACCGGAATAATTGAAGATTTACAAGATTCGGACGCATTCTATAAGCCCAAAGGAGATGGTTATGTTGTTGTAAAAGGGGATGCTGTGCGTGGATTCAATATTGTTGATTTGGAAAAGGCCGTTTTTGCAACATCCTCTTTAACTGAATTGAAAAAATATCTTAAAAAACATTATCCATCTAATGCGGGTGGGCGAGTTTACACTAATCAGGCTATGGATGATTTGTTTAATTATTGGATGAAATAGGGAATATAAGATGAAACTAGCTGTTGTTGTAGTTTTATTATTGATGTGTGCTTGCTCATCGCCGGACGAAGTGGATGATGCTGCGTATGGGTTTGCTGTTGATTACAAGAATGAGACTTCCGATGTTGTTCGGTTTTGCTTGAATTTAAAGGGTGATTCCGTTTGTGATACATTGGAGAAGAATGAAGTTAGGAACTTTGAGGCAGTTGTTGATTCCATAATTCATGAAAAAAATTGTTGTAGCACTTATTATTTGGAATCTTTTGACTCTATGAATGACTCGATAGATATTTATATGGATTCCGAAATAATATCATCGGGATATAACGATGATATCGGGGCAAAACTGACGCTTTACCATGTGATATTTAGAAATAAGTGAATATAAAAAAAATGGAAGGCTCCGCATTGTAGCGGAGCCTTTTTGTTAACTTTCGTTAACAAAATAGTTTGCCTGATAGGGCTAGTGGTTGCCTGGATGGGGCGGATTTATTACCCATAATGAAAAATGCGTTGTAGATGTTGAGAATTTTGCGTGTTGTTGTTGTCGTCAGCAACGTGTATTTTTCTTTTTTCAAACGTTTTTTAAGCCCTTTTGTTATTTTTGGATAGCTTAGGTTCTTGGGCTATTGATGAGGGTACGATAGCTCCTTTTGCCTTTTGTGGAAAAACGTAATCAAATACGGAGAGCATAATGTTAGACCTTCTTGCGGTTCAATCAAGTACGACCAACGCTACTATTATTACGTTGGCATATACGCTTTGCCTTGCCTTTATCTTATCTTCGGCAATCGGCTGGACTTACGAAAAGACCTTCCTCGGGCTTTCCTATTCCAGGAACTTTGTTCAGGGCATCGTCCTGAGCTCGGTTGCGGCTGCAATGATCATGCAGGCCATCGGCGATAACGTCGGGCGCGGTCTCGGTATGATGGGTGCGCTTTCGGTGGTCCGCTTCCGTACGAGTTTCAAGGACCCGCGAGATATCATGTTCATATTTGCGGCGCTAGGTGCGGGTATCGGCTGTGGCGTTTATGCCTGGGGTGCCGCTGTCGGCGGTACGATAGCCTTCTGCTGTGTCGCTTTCCTCCTTTCCCGTACGGGTCTCGGTACCAAGCACTTCTTTGACGGTATGCTCCGCTTTGCTCTCCCGAACGAAGGCGATGCCCGTGCCCAGGTCGAACATATCATGAAGACGAGCCTCAAGACTTTCATTCTCATCACCATGCGCGAAGTCGATGGCGGCGCCCGTCTGGATGTCGCTTACCAGATTCGCCTGCGTGCGACGAAGCCCGCTGCCGAAATCCTGAATGACCTTTCCAAGATCGAGGGTATTTCGGATGTCCAGTTCATGATGCAAGACGCGACGACGGAAATGTAAGGGGAGGATACGATGCACAAACTTGAAGATCTTCTCGACAATTTCTGGAACACCCACAAGAATAATGCGGGTGTCGCCTACGTCTATACTCACAAGCTGTCTTTGGCTTGGGCTTTCTGCGTTGTTTTTGCCATTGTCCTTGGCTTGGTTTACCAGGGCAAGGTGGCCATGTTCCGCGGCATTGCCGATGCGAACGAAACCATTATCAGCGTGCCCTCCGCAACCGAAATCGTTAAGGTCCACGTGGTTCCCGGCCAGGAACTCCAGGTGGGCGACACGATTGTCGAAATCAACCGCCCGGACTTGACTCTCCGCATCTCCGAAGTTGCCCGCGAAATTGACGCCCTCGAAGGCCGCAGCAACCTGAGTTCCGCCGAAATCGACCAGAAGGTGGCCGAAGTCAAGGCGAACCTCGAGACAAGGCGCCTCACTCTCAGCGCCGAAATCCGCAACCTCGAGACGGAATACCAGAAGAACAAGGAAATTTCCGCCAAGCTCAAGAGCCTCTCGAACTCGAAGTCCAGCGGCGACGGCAACGACGCCATGGCCCTGCAGATCAAGAGCCTCAAGAACGAACTTGCATTGGCTACCAAGAGCGCAAACCAGCAAATCGCCCTTTTGCGCGGCAGTGGCCGCCTGCAGAAGACGAGCGGACAGAGCGAAGTCGAGAACCTGAAGAAGGAACTGGCCGAACTCCAGAAACAGCAGGAAGACCTCGTCCAGATTGCCAAGGAAAACTGGGTGGTCGGTGACGTGAACGTCCGCGATGGCGAAAAGGTTTCGAGCTTTGCCCCGATTCTCACCCTCACGCACAAGCGCCCGACGATTATCCGCGGCTACATCAACGAACAGATTTACCAGAACATGGATGTGGGCGAGACTGTGAAGGTGACCACGCTTGCCGGTACGGGCAAGGCGGTTGTCGGCGAAGTTGTCGGCCTCTCCAGCCGTATCGTCCCGTTCCCGACCCGTATGTGGAAAATGCCGGAATTGCCGGTGTACGGTCGTGAAGTGACCATCAAGATCCCCGAAGAGAATCCGTTCCTCCTGGGCGAAATGGTGACCATCGCGGAAATGGGCGTTATTCAACAACATCTCAAGAAAGACGGTAAGAAATAATGAAGCGCTTTGTTGCACTCCCTATCATGTTGTCTGCGGCCTTGTATGCAGGTCCGCTGACGTGGGACCGTCTTGTCCAGTCGGCGCAGACTGACCCCCGTTTCGAGGCCGCGCAGAAGCGCTCCGAAGCAACGTCTTCTCCCAGGAACACGAAACTCTGGGACAAGATGGAATTGCGTTACCAGTTGGATGGTTTTAGCTTTGCCAAGCACGACTTTGAATTGCGTATGAGCCCCAAGACGTTCGGCGAAGGCTCTGCCGACCGCGAACGCTACGAGGCTAATAAGGCGTACGAACTTGCCCGCTTTGGCGTGGAGCGCTCCTTGTTGCTGTATGACCGCTACGAGCGCGGTGTGCGCTATGTGATGCGCAAGAAGATTAACGAAATCAACAAGCAGTTGCTACAGGTGAATGCCGACCGCATCGAGGTGTTGCACCTCAAGTCCGGTTCGGCGTCCTTCAATCCCGAAGACCTGATGGCCGCTCTGGAAAAGGGTGCTACCTTGAAGGCGGATTTGCTTTCGGACAGCACGGCTTTGCGTGACGCGGAACTCAAGATGAAAATCTGGGTGCCCGATTTCGATGGAGTTGACCTGGATTCCTCGTTCCTCCCGACCATGGACGAACTTGCTCAGAACCTTTCCAATGGTGTGGAAGTGAATGAAAACTTCCCGCTGGTGGCGATGGCCCGCGGCAAGCGCGACGCCGAAGTTGCCCAGGCCAAGCAGGACGTGAGCAAGG
This genomic window from uncultured Fibrobacter sp. contains:
- the gltA gene encoding NADPH-dependent glutamate synthase, encoding MSEHLTREQLDAAAKVELEKIKALPQPLKPKDKTAIPAQPMPQLEPSYRARVMEEVAQGYTEAQAIVEANRCLACKKPFCVESCPVHIDIPAFIAKIAEGDFKAAIAKIKETSLLPAICGRVCPQERQCQMNCTMGKMHKDVNQAVAIGRLERFAADYERNNGGASVPSVKPATGKKVAVIGSGPAGLVVAADVRREGHDVTIFEAFHKLGGVVRYGIPEFRLPKKIVDNEIESLAAMGVKFETNFVIGRTRKLKDLIEKDGFDAVFVGTGAGLPLFMNIEGENLVGVFAANEYLTRANLMRAYDKEHADTPMWPGKNVVVLGGGNVAMDAARMALRLGAEKVRIVYRRSMNELPARKEEVLHAQEEGVEFCVLQNPAKILGDEAGHVRGMLVDKYELGEPDEKGRPRPVKVEGASFEIECDTVLVAIGNGSNPLISNTTPELSVDKKGHILLEDAAANKTFMEKVYAGGDIVLGAATVILAMGEGRRAAAGINEYLKK
- a CDS encoding DUF4956 domain-containing protein, with translation MLDLLAVQSSTTNATIITLAYTLCLAFILSSAIGWTYEKTFLGLSYSRNFVQGIVLSSVAAAMIMQAIGDNVGRGLGMMGALSVVRFRTSFKDPRDIMFIFAALGAGIGCGVYAWGAAVGGTIAFCCVAFLLSRTGLGTKHFFDGMLRFALPNEGDARAQVEHIMKTSLKTFILITMREVDGGARLDVAYQIRLRATKPAAEILNDLSKIEGISDVQFMMQDATTEM
- a CDS encoding HlyD family efflux transporter periplasmic adaptor subunit yields the protein MHKLEDLLDNFWNTHKNNAGVAYVYTHKLSLAWAFCVVFAIVLGLVYQGKVAMFRGIADANETIISVPSATEIVKVHVVPGQELQVGDTIVEINRPDLTLRISEVAREIDALEGRSNLSSAEIDQKVAEVKANLETRRLTLSAEIRNLETEYQKNKEISAKLKSLSNSKSSGDGNDAMALQIKSLKNELALATKSANQQIALLRGSGRLQKTSGQSEVENLKKELAELQKQQEDLVQIAKENWVVGDVNVRDGEKVSSFAPILTLTHKRPTIIRGYINEQIYQNMDVGETVKVTTLAGTGKAVVGEVVGLSSRIVPFPTRMWKMPELPVYGREVTIKIPEENPFLLGEMVTIAEMGVIQQHLKKDGKK